The following proteins are co-located in the Desulfatitalea tepidiphila genome:
- the bioB gene encoding biotin synthase BioB, which translates to MINCKIADIAEKIISFDDWKTSHEQALALIPNTEETILDLIGCANKIRQRFKVQPVFRCGIVNAKSGRCAENCAFCAQSAHHRSAVDIYGLRSADELVDEGLRLAAAGATHYGIVTSGTALNESEIDTVCRVAERLRAGSGLHLCASLGLLSDSAARKLKAAGIDRYHHNLETARSYFDQICTTHSYDEMIATIRTARAAGLEVCSGGIFGMGESWPQRVELAFQLRELEVDSVPVNFLNPIPGTRMEGRSPLPPLEALACIALFRFIHPHRDITVCGGRELTLKDFQSWVFLAGANGLMVGNYLTTRGRGIETDLEMIAALGLTVS; encoded by the coding sequence ATGATTAATTGCAAAATCGCCGACATTGCTGAAAAAATCATCTCGTTCGATGATTGGAAAACATCTCATGAGCAGGCCCTTGCGCTGATTCCCAATACTGAGGAGACGATATTGGATTTGATCGGTTGCGCCAACAAGATCCGGCAGCGGTTCAAGGTGCAGCCGGTATTCAGGTGCGGCATCGTCAATGCCAAAAGCGGCCGGTGCGCGGAGAATTGCGCGTTCTGTGCGCAGTCGGCGCACCATCGCAGCGCGGTGGATATCTACGGACTGCGTTCGGCAGATGAGCTGGTCGATGAAGGGTTACGGTTGGCGGCAGCCGGTGCCACGCACTACGGGATCGTGACCAGCGGGACGGCGTTGAACGAATCGGAGATCGATACGGTGTGCCGGGTTGCGGAGCGGTTGCGGGCTGGCAGCGGGTTGCACCTGTGTGCTTCATTGGGCCTGCTTTCCGATTCGGCGGCACGCAAGCTCAAAGCCGCCGGAATCGATCGGTATCACCACAATCTGGAGACGGCCCGCAGCTATTTCGACCAGATCTGCACCACCCATTCCTACGATGAGATGATCGCCACCATTCGGACCGCCCGGGCGGCCGGGTTGGAGGTGTGCAGCGGAGGGATTTTCGGGATGGGCGAGTCCTGGCCCCAGCGCGTCGAGCTGGCGTTTCAACTCAGGGAGCTGGAGGTGGATTCGGTGCCCGTCAATTTTCTCAATCCCATCCCGGGCACGCGCATGGAGGGGCGATCGCCCCTGCCGCCTCTGGAAGCCCTGGCCTGCATCGCCTTGTTTCGCTTTATTCACCCCCACAGGGACATCACGGTGTGCGGCGGACGCGAGTTGACCCTCAAGGATTTTCAGTCCTGGGTCTTTTTGGCCGGCGCCAACGGCCTGATGGTGGGCAATTACCTGACCACCCGGGGTCGCGGCATCGAGACGGACCTGGAGATGATCGCGGCGCTGGGATTGACGGTATCCTAG
- a CDS encoding enoyl-CoA hydratase, producing MTQEIITRQENGVFTIQMNRPEKKNAITQNMYTLMAEGFKRADQEDAVRVVVLCGTQGIFTSGNDIGDFMARASNPSDEVPSASADFFEAVISLRKPLIAAVQGFAIGIGTTMLLHCDMVFAGKSALFSTPFVNLGLCPEFGSSYVLPRLVGRQRASELFLLGERISSEKACELGIVNRVIADDTLMDEVMEIARRLARKSPAGLMATKQLIKGYTAQNVREAIQTDGAMFAKLMSGPQAREAFEAFAAKREPDFSKF from the coding sequence ATCACCCAGAACATGTATACCCTGATGGCCGAAGGCTTCAAGCGGGCCGACCAGGAAGATGCCGTGCGGGTCGTGGTGTTGTGCGGCACCCAGGGCATCTTTACTTCCGGCAACGACATCGGAGACTTCATGGCTCGCGCCTCCAATCCGAGTGACGAGGTGCCCTCGGCCAGTGCCGACTTTTTCGAAGCGGTCATCTCCCTGCGCAAACCCCTGATTGCAGCGGTGCAGGGTTTTGCCATCGGCATCGGCACCACCATGTTGCTGCACTGCGATATGGTCTTCGCCGGCAAAAGCGCCCTCTTCAGTACCCCTTTCGTCAACCTCGGCCTATGCCCTGAATTCGGTTCGTCCTACGTTTTGCCGCGCCTGGTCGGCCGCCAGCGCGCCTCGGAGCTCTTCCTGCTCGGCGAACGCATATCTTCGGAAAAGGCCTGCGAACTGGGTATCGTCAACCGGGTCATCGCCGACGATACCCTCATGGACGAGGTGATGGAGATCGCCCGCAGACTGGCCCGCAAATCCCCGGCCGGCCTCATGGCCACCAAGCAACTCATTAAGGGTTACACGGCTCAAAACGTCCGCGAGGCTATCCAGACCGACGGGGCCATGTTCGCGAAGCTGATGTCCGGTCCCCAGGCCCGCGAAGCCTTCGAAGCTTTCGCCGCCAAGCGTGAACCGGATTTTTCGAAATTCTAA